Below is a genomic region from Salvelinus fontinalis isolate EN_2023a chromosome 2, ASM2944872v1, whole genome shotgun sequence.
ccgctcctcagtaaacggcacatggcagcccgcttggagattgtcaaaaggcacctaagggactctcagaccatgaaaaacaaaatgatctgatctggtgaaaccaagattgaactcttcgacctgaatgccaagcgtcacgcctggaggaaacctggcaccatccctatggtgaagcatggtggtggtagcatcatgctgtggggatgtttttcagtgtcagggactgggagactagtcaggattgagggaaagataaacagagcaaagtacagagaaatgtCTAACTGAACTGAATTATGAAACATACTTCTTCAAGTTAAGGGAGACTTTGATTCAGTTATATCATGGGGACAAATACTATTTGTCAGACATCAGAACAACCACACTGTACTCTGAACCAATCACCCTAATTAAAAAAAGACTAAGAAATGTGATTTCCAGTTCAGTTACATCAATCAATTATATGAAAAGCATTTCAGTGATTACCTTATAAAATAACATTTCACACCAAAAAAGATATATTTTGAATAATTCACTATAACCCATTTAATCAAGGTAGCCCTCCTCAACAGCTTCAACAGTATCTCCCAAACCCTTGGCACTAGGAACATTTATAATGCAAgtctaactactgtactgtgacATTTAACATACCTTGCACAAAATCCTGTCATTGTGTAAATCTTTATTTTGGGGCATTATTATTTATGTCATGTTTGCATGTAGTTAAATTTTACCATCACATTCTTACACAATACACCATTGAGTTAGACCTGGACGTTATCTTATATCATGCAGTAttgtacaggtaactgacaaaataatggaaacactccAGTAAATGAGGTATAGAGTTCCAGATTCTACAAGAGTGCCAAGGTGAATTGAAGTTGTTCTGGTTAGTGGTGTCCAAACGGCCTATTAAGGTGCCTATTAATATGTAATTCATATTTACTTGGGCAGTTATATTTGCATTTCAACTTCACTACACTTGTTGAAGACGTTGTGTTGCCAATGAGCCACTAGATGGTGGTGTTCAACAACATTAAGAATGATTAATGAAGTCCTCAAAATGTACATAACTTTTACAGTACTGACATACTATGTATCATTAAATGACATGGAACAACCACAGACTTTGGTCTTTGGAATGTACAACCCAAAATTACTATGTCTTTATAACAAGTTTATGCCTTCCCCAATTAACAACTCATTCCTGTCCAATCCTGCCAAATCATTCTATCATTCTATTCTAAATCACAACACAATCTGAATCAACACCAAACGTGTCTATGATGACAACAAAAAATGGAGAAAAGTCATGTCAGTGTATTGTTACATGAATTAAGCAATTACAACAACAGCATAGTTTCAAATAACAATATCAAATCTGTTTGTCAAATTTAGGAATAAAAACAGAATTATGAATGCCTTAACTTCAGAGTTAAAATATGTTTAGCTGTGACTTTGAACCATGGATAATAGAAAGCATAAATTATTGGATTAGTTAAGGAATTAAGAAATGGCAGAAAGCTTAAGTAAAGTGATAATTGGTGAGAAAAAAACTGGATAAAATAAATTGGAATCCAACAAGTGAAATAGGTGAAAACTACAATAGATAGAGTTTTTGCTGCTTTTCTCTCAGTCTTATTCACCTGTACAGTTTTAACACCAGACTTGGTGGCAGCCTCTTTTGAAAATACCTTTCTGGCCTGTGATCTGGCAACCAAAAATattttcaaataaagtgttataaTAATAGAGCACGGGACAATCATTGTAATTACAAGGTCAATGATGCTAATCCATTTAAAATCTTCAACAAAAAAACATTCTTCAAAACACCTTTTAGGTAATTCTACATTTACAATTATTTTTATAAAAGCTGCATTGTATATGATACAACAAAACCATATAATGGATATAGAACATGTAattcttgttattgttattttagagTGGTAAAATAAgggatcacacacagcaacatagCGGTCAATAGATATCAATAGCAAATTGCAGAGAGATATGGATAGAACGAAAAAACTGATGAAGACataaaacacacagaaatatttcCACAAAAACCAACATGATTCCATTATTGCTACGGTCCCTGCTGGTATCACAATCAGTCCCACCAGCAGATCTGCCACAGCCAGAGAAAGGATGAGCAGGTTGGTTGGAGTGTGGAGCTGCTTGAAGTGAGAGACGGAGATGATCACCAGTACGTTCAAAAAGACTGTAACTGCTGCAATCGATAAGAAGaatatgtacagtgttatgtaaaTCGATGTTGATAGCAAAACCTTTCTGCAAGAAGAGTTATGTCCTGGAAAACAGTATTGAGCATCTTCGTGTTCCTCCATTTGTAATAAAGGATAAAAATGCTGAGGTCCTGCTCTTGCTTAGTCCTATGTGTGACTGTCAGGTCAGCCTTCTGTGACTGACAAACTCTGAGCTCTGCCTCTCTATTTATCCCTGAGTGacaaacatacccccccccctcctcagagtatctctgcacacacaaacaccaccaaAGCATACAGTGttaggaaatgtaaaacttgcatttgaggtttgaaaatgcttctgaagtttgtaatttgtAATTACAAAtggctgatgctccagatactcaactagtctaaagaaggccagttttattgcttctttaatcagaacaacagttttgagctgtgctaacatcattgcaaaagggttttctaatgatcaattagccttttaaaatgataaactttgattagctaacacaacttgccattggaacacaggagagatggttgctgataattggcctccgtacacctatgtagatattccattaaaaatcagccatttccagctacaatagtcatttacaacattaacaatgtctacactgtatttctgatcaatttgatcttattttaatggacaaagaatgtgattttctttcaaaaatgaggacatttctaaatgaccccaaacttctgaatggtagtgtatatttgggtgctagaggcgtcactggcCCAGCATCGTTCGTGTTAGTgtttggccgggttaggccgtcattgtaaataagaatttgttcttaactgacttgtcttgttaaataaaggttaaataaataaacagtgttggaaaaagtactcaattgccATACTTgggtaaaagtaaaaataccttGATAAAAATGACTCACCTAAAATTGAAAGTCACccggtaaaatactacttgagtcaaagaaaatatatatttggttttaaatatacttaagtatcagaaGTAAATGCAATTGCACAAATATACTGAAGTAAAAGTGTAAATATCTTCAAATTCCCTATATTAACGAAATCCAAACGGCACCATGTTCTTGTTTTTtgttattgacggatagccaggggcacacacaaacactcagacataatttacaaccAAAGCAtttttgtttagtgagtccgccagatcagaggcagtagagatgaccagggatgttctcttgataagtgtgtgaattggaccattttcctgtcaaaatgtaacaagtacttttgggtgtcagggaaaatgtttggagtaaaaaagtacatacttttctttaggaatgtaatgaataaatagtaaaatacagatacccccaaaaaactactttagtagtactttaaagtatttttacttaagtactttacaccactgtaaaaaaaaaaaaaatgttttaaatatattATTGAATTGGGTCGTCAGATGCATGGGGGGTCTTGTTTGTAATTTGTGATCTTCTGAAGGCCCTTCCGTACAGATGAGCAGTTGTTGGTGGAGAATTGTTTTTCTAGCAGCTCCTTATATTGTCGTTTGGCTTCCATTATGTTAGTTCAGTAGGTGTTTTGCCACCATGTATTGGTCATTGTTGCCGCTCCTATGTGCCCCTTACTTGGCAGAGTGAAGGCCTCTCACCTCTGCATTGAACCAGGATTAATGATTGTTGAATGTGACAAAAGTGCTGGTTGGAATGCAGTTTTCCTCGCAGACACTGATGTAAGATGTTTCACTGTCTGTGTAGTCATGTATGTTGGTATTGTCTTCTTTGAAAATGTCCTAATCGTTGGAGTCCAGGCAGTCCTCTAAAACCTCGTGGCTGACATCTTTGTAGGGATTTTCACCTAAACAGTATTTGCTATGCCCAGCTAAAAGACAGTATAATGAGGGCCATGAAGATTAGGCTAGTAAACCTTTATATCCACGTAAAGGTGGAGAACTGTAGAATATAGTGGACTGGTCCATATTTGTGTGCTACTTACTGAATTGTCACAGCACAGGCTCAAATACATCACACTCATCTGGTATTGTTTTTTCATCTGGCTGTTCACCCTTTGAATCCTTTAAAAATATATTGTTTCAAACAGAGGGTTCAGGGTTATTTGTCTTATTATGAAGTTATGTGGAGCAATTGTAAAATGAAAAACAACATCCTTGTATTTTCAGGCACTAGTTTCATGACTTTCGCTGTAGTGTTTACCCCCGCTGTCGGACACGGACAGCTCCCAAGAGCCAGGCACTTATTTTGGTACAACTTGTGTCCATCTAAGATAAACACACACATCTTTATTGAAAATGTTTTTGCATTTGACATTTTAAGACGTGTAGCGGGATTCCCTCGCTCGAGACGCATTCAATAGTACAGTTCACTCTGCATTACACGGAAGTCAAGCTTATGAAACAAGCTGGTATACTACCGCTTACATCCATCGGATTGGAAGCAGCAAACTGAATCCAGCCATATGTCAAACATATGTCagactttttgttttgtttaaacaGCTTATTCATTTTTGCCAGCTCAAGAGGTTTATTTCCCCAAAGGCCTCACTGGTCCATTTCTTCACTGTATGTTTGACAGGTTTGCAGGTTTTTCGTTCCTGTCTGTATGAGGGAATAGAGTTGGATCATCACATACTTATAGTTCCCGAGAGGGGCGTGGTATGCCCCTTTAATGATGCTGTAACAATGGTCCAGATTT
It encodes:
- the LOC129866851 gene encoding trace amine-associated receptor 13c-like, which translates into the protein MEEHEDAQYCFPGHNSSCRKVLLSTSIYITLYIFFLSIAAVTVFLNVLVIISVSHFKQLHTPTNLLILSLAVADLLVGLIVIPAGTVAIMESCWFLWKYFCVFYVFISFFVLSISLCNLLLISIDRYVAVCDPLFYHSKITITRITCSISIIWFCCIIYNAAFIKIIVNVELPKRCFEECFFVEDFKWISIIDLVITMIVPCSIIITLYLKIFLVARSQARKVFSKEAATKSGVKTVQETKVQIPAVTEA